In one Leptospira stimsonii genomic region, the following are encoded:
- a CDS encoding SDR family oxidoreductase: MSQNERKVVAITGAAGGIGFESALEFYNNGWDLSLCDIDGALMSQKLDQNKFNSNRILSREFDIAKRENCETWIGETVERFGRLDCLICNAGIAHRSLFKNTDPEVILKVMSINFNSVVFLCHAAIPHLVKAKGSLIGISSVAGFSPLYGRTGYVSSKHALSGFFETIRSELEPELHVCLVYPAFVKTLFDKNTMDGDGKKLTREKPTIGNHLLPEVVAKTIFRSVARREKRIVLSPIAKLSYLISRLFPNFFTWIMKKNTQSEFL; this comes from the coding sequence ATGTCACAAAATGAACGGAAGGTAGTCGCTATCACCGGAGCCGCAGGGGGAATCGGTTTTGAATCGGCATTAGAATTTTATAATAATGGGTGGGATCTGAGTCTATGTGATATAGACGGCGCTTTGATGTCACAAAAACTGGACCAAAATAAATTCAATTCTAACCGAATATTATCCCGTGAGTTTGATATAGCAAAAAGGGAAAACTGCGAAACTTGGATAGGAGAAACCGTCGAGCGATTTGGAAGGCTTGATTGCTTAATTTGTAACGCCGGCATTGCCCACCGGTCGCTTTTTAAAAACACCGATCCGGAAGTAATTTTAAAGGTTATGTCAATTAATTTCAACTCAGTCGTCTTTTTATGTCATGCGGCAATTCCACATCTGGTCAAGGCGAAAGGTTCCTTGATTGGGATTTCTTCCGTAGCCGGATTTTCGCCTCTTTACGGCAGGACAGGTTATGTTTCTTCTAAACATGCGTTATCCGGTTTCTTTGAAACAATCCGATCCGAGTTAGAACCCGAATTACACGTTTGTTTAGTTTACCCGGCATTTGTGAAAACGCTCTTTGATAAGAATACAATGGATGGGGACGGTAAAAAATTAACCAGAGAGAAGCCGACAATCGGTAATCATTTGCTACCTGAAGTCGTCGCAAAAACCATCTTTCGATCTGTTGCGAGGAGGGAAAAACGAATTGTTCTATCTCCAATCGCAAAGCTTTCTTATTTAATATCACGACTTTTTCCGAATTTTTTTACTTGGATTATGAAAAAAAATACGCAATCGGAGTTTCTGTAA
- a CDS encoding NAD-dependent epimerase/dehydratase family protein, whose protein sequence is MITGAFGFIGKAVLRKIFLNADRPNRVIGLDILSESPDLIQSLRDEIGEFPEYFEYKKMDVRSPEIENVLKNNHITSVVHLASIMNPIGKMSRETQHDIDIGGTKNLLDACLKAKTDYIIVTSSGAAYGYYKNNPEWIVETDEIRGNEEFAYSAHKREVEELLSKYRDDSPHLKQLILRPGTILGKNVNNQITDLFKKSVIIGIAGSKTPFVFIEDEDVSTIILQGLITKKDGIYNLAGDGAIPLREIAARINKIYLPIPAIVIKSILWFLQKLHLTQYGPDQVNFLRYRPVLSNRNLKEKFGYIPKRSSSEVLDFYLENNDVTK, encoded by the coding sequence TTGATTACGGGCGCCTTCGGATTTATAGGGAAGGCCGTTTTAAGAAAAATATTCCTAAACGCAGATCGTCCAAATCGTGTGATCGGATTAGACATTTTGTCTGAATCTCCAGATCTGATTCAATCATTGCGGGATGAAATCGGGGAGTTTCCGGAATACTTCGAATACAAAAAAATGGACGTACGATCTCCGGAAATTGAAAATGTATTAAAAAATAATCATATAACTTCGGTAGTACATCTCGCTTCGATTATGAATCCTATCGGGAAAATGAGTCGAGAAACTCAGCATGATATTGATATAGGAGGAACCAAAAATTTATTAGATGCGTGTTTAAAAGCAAAAACCGATTATATTATTGTAACGAGTAGCGGAGCGGCCTACGGATACTACAAAAATAATCCGGAGTGGATTGTCGAAACAGATGAAATTAGAGGGAATGAAGAATTCGCTTATTCCGCTCATAAAAGAGAGGTAGAAGAATTACTTTCTAAATATAGAGATGATTCCCCGCATTTAAAACAATTAATTTTACGACCGGGGACAATCTTAGGTAAAAACGTAAACAATCAAATAACCGATCTTTTCAAAAAATCCGTGATCATCGGAATCGCAGGAAGTAAGACACCGTTCGTTTTTATTGAAGACGAAGACGTTTCCACCATAATCCTCCAAGGCTTAATCACGAAAAAAGACGGCATATACAATTTAGCGGGCGATGGGGCGATACCTCTGAGAGAAATCGCGGCACGAATAAATAAAATCTACCTACCAATACCGGCGATTGTCATCAAATCGATTTTGTGGTTTTTGCAGAAATTACACCTAACTCAATATGGTCCTGATCAGGTAAATTTTTTACGATATAGACCCGTATTATCAAATCGGAATCTAAAAGAAAAATTCGGGTATATACCCAAAAGATCAAGTAGCGAAGTCTTAGATTTTTATTTGGAAAATAACGATGTCACAAAATGA
- a CDS encoding bile acid:sodium symporter family protein: MDIDTIHLNFNPYSLIALNVVLAFIMFGVALDLKLKDFYSVWKQPKAPIIGVIAQFILLPFSTWVLVQIIQPAPSIALGMILVAACPGGNISNFITHLSKGNTALSVSMTGISTALATVMTPLNIAFWGSLTPGTDKILKEIQLDTFSMVITVFLILGVPLALGLFFSHKLPQLTQKIKKSFKYASIIFFIVFIGLALTANFENFRKYIHLVFFAVFVQNSVAFAVGYFSSKIFRLTEYDSRAVAIEVGIQNSGLGLTLIFDFFGGLGGMALVAAWWGVWHIISGLTLAKFFNKRPIE; this comes from the coding sequence GTGGATATAGATACAATACACTTAAATTTCAACCCGTATAGTTTAATTGCATTAAACGTAGTTTTAGCCTTCATCATGTTTGGTGTAGCTTTAGATTTAAAGTTGAAAGATTTTTATAGCGTTTGGAAGCAACCGAAAGCGCCCATTATAGGCGTGATCGCTCAATTCATTTTACTTCCTTTTAGCACTTGGGTTTTAGTGCAAATCATTCAGCCAGCACCCTCGATTGCCTTAGGAATGATTCTTGTCGCGGCCTGTCCTGGCGGGAACATATCCAATTTTATCACTCACTTATCTAAGGGAAATACTGCTTTGTCGGTAAGTATGACGGGTATCTCGACTGCATTGGCAACCGTTATGACTCCGCTCAATATTGCCTTTTGGGGATCATTGACTCCGGGAACGGATAAGATTTTGAAAGAGATTCAGTTGGACACTTTTTCGATGGTGATCACCGTTTTTTTAATCCTTGGTGTGCCGCTTGCATTGGGGTTGTTCTTTTCTCACAAGCTTCCCCAGCTGACTCAAAAAATCAAAAAATCATTTAAGTATGCATCGATCATCTTCTTCATCGTTTTTATTGGTTTGGCGCTGACTGCGAACTTTGAAAATTTTAGAAAATATATTCACTTAGTATTTTTTGCGGTGTTTGTTCAGAATTCAGTCGCATTTGCAGTCGGTTATTTTTCCTCCAAGATATTCCGGTTAACGGAATATGATTCCAGAGCGGTCGCTATCGAAGTGGGAATCCAAAATTCCGGATTAGGTTTAACACTGATTTTTGATTTTTTCGGAGGTCTTGGTGGTATGGCTTTGGTAGCCGCGTGGTGGGGGGTTTGGCATATCATATCCGGACTTACTTTGGCAAAATTTTTTAATAAGAGACCTATCGAATAG
- a CDS encoding PAS domain-containing protein, with amino-acid sequence MSKDFDSLERLKKELEDAKLQIQKMEYALRENEFLKNSLQKAEKRISQIIENSPDAIVILNMETGKFQSVNQRASDLFGYSLEEFQTIGPIEISPFLQEDGRSSEESALVYLKRASQGELVTFDWLHKSKTGEIIPCEVRLISLPGESLLIRGSILDVRDQKKIKDELKENQKRLESAIYGGELGLWEWDIPTNGNTYNVYWAEMLGYTLNELAPHIDTWKSLIHPEDAPIAEEALQRYINGECPVYECEFRLKCKDGSWKWVLTVGKFQDYDSNGKPLKMYGIHADINRRKKTEQELKEKEAALSRSQKLAGLGSWEYNISSQEMHVSEYLGKIYESDNLSSKGIFGLEIVHPEDQAGFQNYFQEAIINKHIREIEYRILTPSGKTKTLLNQSELIENGKGDVVKIIGSILDVSEKRKNERLLQYRLGFETLTTKVSSEIINLPSHEIPKTIQSGLEKLALFLNMQRGSIVLYNEDYTTRQVIYEWIHPRATIQRENLNRIEKIDPNSFLTSEMRAGRIAKIERKRDLPLHSRSDQELFNRNGFESYLAIPLMIGGILKGRLGFGSENIGIKKEQDLDQLENQLLRNFAEIIINALERKRVEDELKLERDLLSSITENSATSITVLNTEGKILYANKSSEYVLGIKNTDITSRSYNSPQWEARSLDGTEWKEEDQPFTQVLKSGAPVYDIRHAIVTENKEIKYLSVNGSPVKNEIGVIQSLVFLVTDITENVLKERALKASEERYRTVAEQTGSIVYDYDISSGNVTWAGAVFSLTGFKLEEFQFFNIDKWIEFIHPKDLDRVLREMEESMAKHTKFRSIYQFKTKQDQYILVEDRGVFLYDKNNQPFRMMGAMIDIAEKKKAEEMLKDSEERLRLALNAANMGNWSWDIKEDRITWSEKAFQIFRTQPSEFKANLRGLYQLTHPEDKPLLERTIQNLLAGKNPGDDYYFQHRLLLPNEELAWIEAKGKLYRDRNFQPLRLVGTVTDITERKKAEEELKTSEMRFQTFYQFSNEAIILLEKGNILINDSNPAFQKLFGYSAREATGLNLIRLLSRGSLKDLRKRNFSLGGKDSIEIVARKKNGNFFPAIVSLRTFINKGVEFYSVNVIDTTPFKEAEELRIVNNEIRVRNKLIEIQKTELEHTLENLKKTQSQLIQSEKMAALGQLMAGIAHEINNPIGAVQASNQNIQECLNRFRSLLPDVQIAMGSLNATLRELFAEFIEKAISGNEHFTGMEQRNRKKGITSLLESHKIPARLAASYADTLVDMGIGELPEKFVPLLLLDQSEMILEYSSLESYFFRNTKTIQIAVDRISKILYALKNFSHFDIAGERILASVKDTIETVLTIYHNQLKKGVDLRKDFEEVSPILCFPDDLLHIWTNLIYNSLQAMQFKGKITIRLKKLKDELMVEVKDNGPGIPSEIQERIFEPFFTTKAPGEGSGLGLDIVKKIVQKHEGRIELESVPGMTSFRIYLPILAENVL; translated from the coding sequence ATGAGTAAGGATTTCGATTCTCTTGAACGATTAAAAAAAGAATTAGAAGATGCTAAACTTCAAATTCAAAAGATGGAATACGCGCTTCGAGAGAATGAATTCTTAAAGAACTCCCTCCAAAAGGCGGAAAAAAGAATTTCTCAAATCATAGAAAATTCCCCTGACGCGATCGTAATTCTAAATATGGAAACCGGAAAATTTCAATCCGTAAACCAAAGAGCCTCGGATCTTTTCGGTTATTCATTGGAAGAATTTCAGACGATCGGCCCGATCGAAATCAGTCCTTTCCTTCAAGAAGACGGAAGATCGAGCGAAGAGTCCGCGCTCGTTTATCTCAAAAGAGCAAGTCAAGGTGAGTTAGTCACCTTTGATTGGCTCCACAAATCCAAAACCGGCGAAATCATTCCCTGCGAAGTAAGATTGATTTCCCTTCCGGGAGAAAGTCTTTTGATTCGCGGAAGTATTCTCGACGTTCGCGATCAGAAAAAAATCAAAGACGAACTCAAAGAAAATCAGAAACGTCTGGAATCGGCGATCTACGGAGGAGAACTCGGACTTTGGGAATGGGATATTCCGACTAACGGAAATACGTATAACGTCTATTGGGCGGAAATGCTTGGATATACTCTCAACGAACTTGCGCCTCACATAGACACTTGGAAATCTCTGATTCATCCGGAAGACGCTCCGATTGCGGAAGAAGCGCTTCAAAGGTATATAAACGGAGAATGTCCTGTCTATGAATGTGAATTCCGTTTAAAATGCAAAGACGGTTCTTGGAAATGGGTTCTCACCGTGGGAAAATTTCAAGACTACGATTCGAACGGTAAACCTCTGAAAATGTACGGAATCCATGCGGATATCAATCGTAGAAAAAAAACGGAACAAGAATTGAAGGAAAAGGAAGCGGCGCTTTCCCGTTCCCAAAAGTTGGCTGGTCTTGGGTCCTGGGAGTATAATATTTCGAGCCAAGAAATGCACGTTTCGGAATATCTCGGAAAAATTTACGAATCGGATAATCTCTCTTCGAAAGGAATCTTCGGCCTTGAAATCGTCCACCCGGAAGATCAGGCAGGGTTTCAAAATTATTTCCAAGAGGCAATTATCAACAAACATATTCGAGAAATAGAATATAGAATTTTAACACCTTCCGGAAAGACAAAAACTCTTCTCAATCAGAGCGAATTGATCGAAAACGGGAAAGGAGACGTAGTTAAAATTATCGGCTCGATTTTGGACGTAAGCGAAAAAAGGAAAAACGAAAGACTTCTTCAATATCGACTCGGTTTTGAAACTCTTACCACCAAAGTCTCCAGTGAAATCATCAATCTACCTTCCCATGAAATTCCGAAAACGATCCAAAGCGGCCTCGAAAAACTCGCGTTGTTTCTCAACATGCAAAGAGGATCTATCGTTCTTTATAACGAAGATTATACGACCAGACAAGTGATCTACGAATGGATTCATCCGAGAGCAACTATTCAAAGGGAAAATCTGAATCGGATCGAAAAAATCGATCCGAATAGTTTTCTCACAAGCGAAATGAGAGCCGGAAGAATCGCGAAAATCGAAAGAAAACGAGACCTTCCTTTGCATTCAAGATCGGATCAGGAACTTTTTAATCGAAATGGATTCGAGTCCTATCTCGCAATTCCACTCATGATCGGCGGAATTCTAAAAGGAAGACTCGGCTTCGGTTCGGAAAATATCGGAATCAAAAAAGAACAGGATCTCGATCAACTTGAAAATCAACTCCTTAGAAACTTCGCGGAAATTATTATCAACGCTCTTGAAAGAAAGCGAGTGGAAGACGAATTAAAACTGGAACGGGACTTGCTTTCTTCGATCACCGAAAACAGCGCCACTTCAATTACGGTTTTAAACACGGAAGGTAAGATCCTTTACGCCAACAAAAGTTCCGAATACGTTTTGGGAATCAAGAATACGGACATCACTTCCCGATCTTATAACTCACCGCAGTGGGAAGCAAGATCACTCGATGGAACGGAATGGAAAGAGGAAGACCAGCCATTTACACAGGTTTTAAAAAGTGGAGCGCCGGTCTACGACATACGTCACGCAATCGTAACGGAGAACAAAGAAATAAAATATCTTTCCGTAAACGGCTCTCCCGTAAAAAATGAAATAGGAGTAATTCAATCTCTCGTTTTTCTTGTTACCGATATCACGGAGAATGTTCTAAAAGAACGCGCGCTCAAAGCAAGCGAAGAAAGATACAGAACCGTAGCGGAACAAACGGGAAGTATTGTCTACGACTACGACATATCCAGTGGAAACGTAACTTGGGCCGGAGCCGTGTTTTCTCTTACCGGATTCAAATTAGAAGAATTCCAATTTTTTAATATAGATAAATGGATCGAATTCATTCATCCGAAAGATTTGGATCGTGTTCTCCGTGAAATGGAAGAATCGATGGCGAAACATACGAAGTTTCGGTCCATCTATCAGTTTAAAACGAAACAGGACCAATACATATTGGTCGAAGACAGAGGAGTTTTCCTCTATGACAAAAACAATCAGCCGTTCCGAATGATGGGAGCGATGATTGACATCGCCGAAAAGAAAAAGGCGGAGGAGATGTTAAAGGACAGCGAAGAAAGACTTCGACTCGCTCTCAACGCCGCGAACATGGGAAACTGGAGTTGGGATATCAAGGAAGATAGAATCACTTGGTCCGAAAAAGCGTTCCAGATATTTAGGACCCAACCTTCCGAATTCAAAGCCAACCTTCGAGGTCTCTACCAGCTAACACATCCCGAAGACAAACCGCTTCTCGAAAGAACAATTCAAAATCTCTTAGCTGGAAAAAATCCAGGAGACGACTATTACTTTCAACACCGATTGCTTCTTCCCAACGAGGAACTCGCTTGGATCGAAGCGAAGGGAAAACTCTACAGAGATAGAAATTTTCAGCCTCTTCGCCTCGTGGGAACCGTCACGGATATCACCGAGCGAAAAAAAGCCGAGGAAGAACTCAAAACCTCCGAGATGAGATTTCAGACATTCTACCAATTCTCCAACGAAGCAATCATTCTATTAGAAAAAGGCAATATTCTTATCAACGACTCGAATCCTGCCTTTCAAAAACTTTTCGGATATTCCGCAAGGGAAGCTACCGGACTCAATTTAATTCGTCTTCTCTCAAGAGGTTCTTTAAAGGATCTGAGAAAGAGGAACTTTTCCCTCGGAGGTAAGGATTCCATAGAAATCGTCGCAAGGAAAAAAAATGGAAACTTCTTTCCGGCAATCGTAAGCCTTCGAACCTTTATCAATAAGGGCGTTGAATTTTACTCCGTCAACGTCATCGATACGACTCCGTTTAAAGAGGCCGAAGAACTCAGAATCGTAAATAACGAAATTAGAGTCAGAAACAAACTCATCGAAATTCAGAAAACGGAATTGGAACACACTCTGGAGAATTTAAAAAAAACGCAATCCCAGTTGATCCAATCCGAAAAAATGGCCGCACTCGGACAATTGATGGCTGGGATCGCGCACGAAATCAACAACCCGATCGGTGCCGTACAAGCCTCCAACCAAAACATACAAGAATGCCTCAATCGATTTCGATCCCTTCTCCCCGATGTTCAAATCGCGATGGGATCGCTCAATGCAACTCTAAGGGAACTATTCGCAGAATTCATAGAAAAGGCTATTTCCGGAAACGAACATTTCACCGGGATGGAACAGAGAAACCGAAAAAAAGGGATCACCAGCTTATTAGAATCCCATAAAATACCCGCTCGACTGGCCGCTTCCTACGCCGACACGTTAGTCGATATGGGCATCGGAGAATTACCTGAAAAATTCGTACCCCTTCTCCTTTTGGATCAGTCGGAAATGATCTTAGAATATTCCTCCTTGGAGTCCTATTTTTTTAGGAACACAAAGACGATTCAAATCGCGGTAGACCGTATTTCCAAAATTCTCTACGCACTCAAAAACTTCTCACACTTCGATATCGCAGGGGAACGAATCCTTGCGTCGGTCAAGGATACGATTGAAACCGTTCTTACGATCTATCACAACCAGTTAAAAAAGGGCGTGGACCTGCGAAAGGATTTCGAAGAAGTTTCTCCGATTCTTTGTTTTCCGGACGACCTCCTCCATATCTGGACCAACCTGATTTACAATTCTTTGCAGGCGATGCAGTTCAAAGGGAAAATCACAATTCGACTCAAGAAACTAAAAGATGAATTGATGGTGGAAGTAAAAGATAACGGACCGGGAATCCCATCGGAAATTCAGGAAAGGATTTTCGAACCGTTCTTTACGACCAAAGCTCCCGGTGAAGGAAGCGGACTCGGTCTCGATATCGTAAAAAAGATCGTACAAAAACACGAAGGAAGAATAGAACTGGAAAGTGTTCCGGGAATGACTTCGTTTAGGATTTACCTTCCAATTCTTGCCGAAAACGTTCTTTAG
- a CDS encoding flavin-containing monooxygenase: MSKAKPEIKKTGSKRKPQDKSEKFLIIGAGPAGLATARNLQRYHIPFEGVDGYKDVGGLWDIENPHSTVYETAHLISSKRMTEFAEFPMKKSVAEYPSHTELATYFRDFAQEFDLYKYYKFNTKVKNVTAVDQNWLVEFHNGDSAIYKGVLIATGTLHHPNIPEYPGKFSGKIMHSSEYKSPKIFEGKRVLIVGAGNSGCDIAVDAIHYAKKVKMSVRRGYHFVPKYVFGKPADTLGGLFKLPAWAKQKVDSLILGMFTLDPEKYGFPKADHKLYESHPIVNSLILHHLGHGDIAIKQDVLKFNGKTVYFKDGTSEEFDLILYATGYKLYYPFISPTYLNWKGAAPDLYLNTFHPVYNNLFVMGMVEASGIGWEGRYEQAEMVAGFIKGLEENTKEARKLVEEKSHGNIDLSGGFHYIKLDRMAYYVERDTYRNTVRQKISRLSKELNERSESKESKGQIETKRKVAS; this comes from the coding sequence ATGTCGAAAGCTAAGCCTGAAATCAAAAAAACCGGATCAAAACGTAAGCCGCAGGACAAGAGCGAAAAATTCTTAATTATCGGCGCCGGTCCGGCCGGTCTTGCTACGGCGAGAAACCTTCAGAGATATCACATTCCTTTTGAAGGAGTGGACGGGTATAAGGACGTAGGCGGACTTTGGGACATCGAAAATCCGCATAGTACCGTCTATGAAACGGCTCATCTTATATCCTCAAAAAGAATGACTGAATTTGCAGAATTTCCGATGAAGAAATCCGTTGCGGAATATCCCTCGCACACGGAGTTGGCGACTTATTTTCGAGACTTCGCGCAAGAATTTGATTTATACAAATATTATAAATTCAATACAAAGGTTAAGAATGTAACAGCAGTTGATCAAAACTGGTTGGTCGAGTTCCACAATGGTGATTCAGCAATTTATAAGGGAGTCCTGATCGCGACGGGGACTCTTCATCATCCGAATATCCCCGAATATCCTGGAAAATTTTCCGGCAAGATCATGCATTCTTCCGAATACAAAAGTCCTAAAATTTTCGAAGGGAAAAGAGTCCTCATAGTAGGAGCCGGGAATAGCGGATGTGACATTGCCGTCGATGCGATTCATTACGCAAAAAAAGTAAAGATGAGCGTACGAAGAGGCTATCACTTCGTACCAAAATATGTTTTTGGAAAGCCCGCGGATACGTTAGGCGGTCTATTTAAACTCCCGGCCTGGGCAAAACAAAAAGTGGATTCTCTTATATTGGGAATGTTCACCTTGGATCCGGAAAAATACGGTTTCCCGAAGGCGGATCATAAATTATATGAAAGTCATCCAATCGTGAATTCCCTTATATTGCATCATTTAGGACACGGCGACATTGCGATCAAACAGGATGTTCTAAAATTCAACGGAAAGACCGTTTATTTCAAGGATGGAACATCCGAAGAATTTGATCTCATATTGTATGCGACTGGATATAAACTCTATTATCCATTCATAAGTCCCACTTATTTAAATTGGAAAGGAGCCGCTCCCGATTTGTATTTGAATACGTTTCATCCTGTATATAACAATTTGTTTGTTATGGGTATGGTCGAAGCATCCGGCATCGGATGGGAAGGAAGATATGAGCAGGCCGAAATGGTCGCGGGATTTATAAAGGGATTAGAAGAAAATACGAAAGAAGCTAGAAAATTAGTAGAAGAAAAGTCGCACGGAAACATAGACTTAAGCGGCGGTTTCCATTATATAAAATTAGACAGGATGGCCTATTACGTAGAAAGGGATACTTATCGCAATACGGTTCGTCAAAAGATTTCACGGTTAAGTAAAGAATTAAATGAAAGGTCAGAGAGCAAGGAATCAAAAGGACAAATCGAAACGAAGAGAAAAGTTGCTTCATAG
- a CDS encoding TetR/AcrR family transcriptional regulator gives MLHSAMKQFCKLGYEKTTIGDITKYAGLSTGTFYIYYQSKIEIFKTLLNIGIDGLRRELMDAVKKSIKQKRGNALRELSLAYCNYYKKNPEYYQIIVMVTLQDNDLRERGSRISKLIDKKTLRVLRLVKNNIQDGIKTREFRKVDAWTTAYTFWATLDGVLTLQTRNNLKVVGIELNELISKSIDTLLLGIQNVQKTSRA, from the coding sequence TTGCTTCATAGCGCGATGAAACAGTTTTGCAAACTCGGTTATGAAAAAACAACGATCGGAGATATTACAAAGTATGCAGGGCTAAGCACCGGGACGTTTTATATTTATTATCAGAGCAAAATTGAAATTTTCAAAACCCTTTTAAATATTGGGATCGACGGCTTGAGAAGGGAATTGATGGACGCCGTTAAAAAATCGATCAAGCAAAAAAGGGGAAATGCATTGCGAGAGTTGTCTCTCGCCTACTGCAATTACTATAAAAAGAATCCGGAATATTATCAAATTATCGTAATGGTGACATTACAAGATAACGACTTACGGGAAAGAGGAAGTAGAATCAGCAAGTTGATCGACAAAAAGACGCTAAGGGTTCTTAGATTAGTAAAAAATAATATCCAAGATGGAATTAAGACCCGTGAATTTAGAAAAGTAGATGCTTGGACGACGGCATACACTTTTTGGGCTACTTTAGACGGCGTTTTGACTTTGCAAACCCGTAATAATCTAAAAGTAGTGGGTATTGAATTGAACGAATTAATTTCAAAGAGTATCGATACTTTATTATTGGGCATTCAGAATGTTCAAAAAACGAGTCGCGCGTAA
- a CDS encoding sulfite exporter TauE/SafE family protein, translating to MEILILLGLIIFLCYTIETITGFGSIVIAVTFGSFLFPIPELLPVLAPLNIILGVYIVSRYYKKIDPALLFGKILPGMVLGFLLGYGIFLQLTNTYLKSAFGIFIILVSFRELIFRLIPKLGGIKPHSTWWMLVCTIAAGVMHGIYASGGPILVYALSGLRKGKAEFRVTLSCVWLILNSTLSVLYFFKGLYNAKNLEMLSYYWILIPLGIITGEKLHHVIPEEKFKIVVYGLLLFAGIALLL from the coding sequence ATGGAAATTCTTATTCTTTTGGGCTTGATCATATTTTTGTGTTATACGATCGAAACGATTACCGGATTTGGAAGTATCGTGATTGCAGTGACATTTGGTTCGTTCTTGTTTCCTATTCCTGAATTGCTTCCAGTATTAGCGCCTTTGAATATAATTCTTGGAGTTTACATCGTAAGTAGATACTATAAAAAAATTGATCCAGCCCTTTTGTTTGGAAAAATTCTTCCAGGAATGGTGTTGGGATTTTTGTTAGGATACGGGATCTTTCTCCAGTTGACTAATACTTACTTAAAGAGTGCGTTCGGCATTTTTATCATTCTGGTTTCATTTAGGGAATTGATCTTTAGACTAATACCAAAGTTAGGTGGAATAAAACCGCATTCGACTTGGTGGATGCTGGTATGTACCATCGCCGCCGGTGTAATGCATGGTATCTATGCTTCAGGGGGGCCAATTTTAGTCTATGCTTTATCAGGTTTGAGAAAAGGTAAGGCTGAATTTAGGGTCACGCTCTCTTGCGTTTGGTTGATTTTGAATTCTACACTTAGCGTTCTTTATTTTTTTAAGGGTCTCTATAACGCTAAGAATTTAGAAATGTTGTCATATTATTGGATTCTAATACCTCTTGGTATTATTACGGGAGAAAAACTCCATCACGTGATTCCGGAAGAAAAATTTAAGATCGTCGTGTATGGTTTGCTCCTCTTTGCTGGAATCGCGCTCCTTTTATAA